From the Halorhabdus utahensis DSM 12940 genome, one window contains:
- a CDS encoding HFX_2341 family transcriptional regulator domain-containing protein, producing the protein MQPIEEVHVVPLGYEHDRILSPIREHDADRVYLLAAAHQDRHLTPYQEALVEELEADSRAVAFRETDLADIYDVLAVVTTVAAEHAEDVVRVNVSSAGKLAAIGSAIACMATDATAYYVHVEEHVPDLESNPRTRGFEEAEVLPSYPIEAVSYDQVAVLDYLAETNTDAYTAKKSDLIEFAEAAELSFMTEADPANDKAKFALLNANIVDPLESDGYIAVEAVGRQKQIDLTETGWNVLHAFRHKLQDDS; encoded by the coding sequence ATGCAACCCATCGAGGAAGTCCACGTCGTGCCCCTGGGGTACGAGCACGACCGGATTCTCTCGCCGATTCGCGAACACGACGCCGACCGCGTCTATCTGCTCGCGGCGGCCCACCAGGACCGTCACCTGACACCCTATCAGGAAGCGCTCGTCGAGGAACTCGAAGCGGACAGCCGGGCGGTCGCGTTTCGAGAAACCGATCTCGCCGACATCTACGACGTGCTTGCGGTGGTCACCACCGTCGCCGCCGAACACGCCGAGGACGTGGTTCGCGTCAACGTCTCCAGCGCCGGGAAGCTCGCGGCCATCGGCAGCGCGATCGCCTGCATGGCGACCGACGCGACTGCCTACTACGTCCACGTCGAGGAGCACGTCCCGGACCTCGAATCGAACCCACGAACGCGGGGGTTCGAGGAGGCGGAAGTCCTCCCGTCGTATCCGATCGAGGCCGTCTCCTACGATCAGGTGGCGGTGTTGGACTACCTGGCCGAGACGAACACCGACGCCTACACGGCCAAGAAGTCAGACCTGATCGAGTTCGCCGAGGCCGCCGAGCTATCCTTCATGACCGAGGCCGATCCGGCCAACGACAAAGCCAAGTTCGCGCTGTTGAACGCCAACATCGTCGATCCGCTCGAATCCGACGGCTACATCGCGGTCGAGGCAGTCGGTCGCCAGAAACAGATCGATCTCACGGAAACCGGCTGGAACGTGCTCCACGCGTTCCGGCACAAATTACAGGACGACAGCTGA
- a CDS encoding patatin-like phospholipase family protein — MSETTNVAIACQGGGSHTAFTAGVLEELLRECDWDEEFELVGISGTSGGAFNALAVWYGLVTEGPDRAADLVTSIWDDLAADEYGDRLLNSWLTSLNRLGDSGWPLPRISPYQVPGKEIGKERIREVLETHIDFDAIPVFCRHETPELVVGTVNVNAGVFETFVDEDVTVEAVLASAAVPNVFEAVEIHGHYHWDGLFSQNPPVRDMMHQPPERKPEELWIIQINPQELEGEPTTLEEIADRRNELSGNISLNQELGFVEQINEWVAEGKLPTEEFAQTEIHRIEMGRDYHCSTKLDRDPEFIAELMDLGRSQCGAFLDER; from the coding sequence ATGAGTGAGACGACGAACGTGGCCATCGCCTGCCAGGGCGGCGGCAGCCACACGGCGTTTACCGCGGGCGTCCTGGAGGAGTTACTCCGGGAGTGTGACTGGGACGAGGAGTTCGAACTCGTCGGGATCAGCGGGACGTCCGGCGGGGCGTTCAACGCGCTGGCGGTGTGGTACGGGCTGGTCACCGAGGGACCGGACCGCGCGGCCGACCTGGTCACGTCGATCTGGGATGACCTCGCGGCCGACGAGTACGGCGATCGGCTGCTCAATTCCTGGCTGACGAGCCTCAACCGGCTGGGCGACAGCGGCTGGCCACTCCCCCGGATCAGTCCCTACCAGGTGCCGGGCAAGGAGATCGGCAAGGAGCGCATCCGCGAGGTACTCGAGACGCACATCGACTTCGATGCGATCCCCGTGTTCTGTCGGCACGAGACGCCGGAACTCGTCGTCGGAACGGTCAACGTCAACGCGGGCGTCTTCGAGACGTTCGTCGACGAGGACGTCACCGTCGAGGCTGTTCTCGCGTCGGCAGCCGTCCCGAACGTCTTCGAAGCGGTCGAGATCCACGGCCATTACCACTGGGACGGGCTGTTCTCACAGAACCCACCCGTTCGGGACATGATGCATCAGCCACCCGAGCGCAAGCCCGAGGAGCTCTGGATCATCCAGATCAATCCCCAGGAACTGGAAGGCGAACCGACGACCTTGGAGGAGATCGCCGACCGGCGAAACGAGCTGTCGGGTAACATCTCGCTGAACCAGGAACTGGGGTTCGTCGAGCAGATCAACGAGTGGGTCGCCGAGGGAAAACTTCCGACCGAAGAGTTCGCCCAGACGGAGATCCACCGCATCGAGATGGGCCGCGATTACCACTGCTCGACGAAACTCGACCGTGATCCGGAGTTCATCGCCGAGCTGATGGATCTCGGTCGATCACAGTGTGGAGCGTTTCTCGACGAACGGTGA
- a CDS encoding transketolase family protein: protein MSEKISTRNGFGNGLLREAEEREDFIVMDADLAKSTRGGWFRDELPERWINVGISEQDLFATAAGIAETGRPVFANTFAIFSERGFEQVRQQIARPKRNVTVVGSHAGVITGEDGPSAQTIEDISAYRGLPNMRVISPADAVEANALVTALAEDDDPAYLRLIRESVPVIHDEDDYEPEIGKGEVLRDGSDVTLIAHGAMVHVVQEAAEVLAEAGVDARVINMSTIKPIDEELIVESAEQTGAVLTAEDHNVIGGLGSAVAEVLAENQPTPMKRVGIEDEFGTSGNGLDLYDYYGFTGEDIAEAAKDLLA from the coding sequence ATGAGCGAGAAGATTTCGACCCGGAACGGCTTCGGGAACGGACTGCTTCGCGAGGCTGAGGAACGTGAGGACTTCATCGTCATGGACGCCGACCTGGCGAAATCCACCCGCGGGGGCTGGTTCCGTGACGAACTCCCCGAGCGCTGGATCAACGTCGGTATCTCCGAGCAGGATCTGTTCGCGACGGCGGCCGGCATCGCCGAAACCGGTCGCCCTGTCTTTGCCAACACCTTCGCCATCTTCTCCGAGCGTGGCTTCGAGCAGGTGCGTCAGCAGATCGCCCGCCCGAAGCGCAACGTGACCGTCGTCGGCAGCCACGCCGGCGTCATCACGGGCGAGGACGGCCCCAGCGCCCAGACCATCGAGGACATCTCGGCGTACCGTGGGCTGCCGAACATGCGCGTCATCTCGCCGGCCGACGCCGTCGAGGCCAACGCGCTCGTGACTGCCCTCGCCGAGGACGACGATCCCGCCTACCTCCGACTCATCCGTGAATCCGTCCCCGTCATCCACGACGAGGACGATTACGAGCCGGAAATTGGCAAGGGCGAGGTCCTTCGCGATGGCTCGGATGTGACGCTGATCGCTCACGGTGCGATGGTCCACGTCGTCCAGGAAGCCGCCGAAGTCCTGGCCGAGGCGGGCGTCGACGCTCGTGTGATCAACATGTCGACGATCAAACCCATCGACGAGGAACTCATCGTCGAGTCCGCCGAGCAGACCGGTGCTGTCCTCACCGCAGAGGACCACAACGTCATCGGCGGGCTGGGCAGCGCGGTCGCCGAAGTGCTGGCCGAGAACCAGCCGACCCCGATGAAGCGCGTCGGCATCGAAGACGAGTTCGGGACCTCCGGCAACGGGCTGGATCTCTACGACTACTACGGATTTACCGGCGAAGACATCGCCGAAGCAGCGAAAGACCTACTGGCGTAA
- a CDS encoding carboxymuconolactone decarboxylase family protein has translation MTRLDLLDIDEIPEAYHHLFTDDYLGDRHIFRVWAHNPEVLEATLEYLNTLYDQLTPRTKELVILTVARTHQARYEWHQHVDIARPKGVETGEMRAIGGNDFSVFPDDEFVLLQYARAVAEGNVTDQIHDALAAVYDPSEIVAIGLIVDFYVGLCNYVASVDLPFEGGEFVGWTPSDERVADFFA, from the coding sequence GTGACCCGACTCGACCTGCTCGACATCGACGAGATTCCGGAGGCGTACCATCACCTCTTCACCGACGACTACCTGGGTGATCGCCACATCTTCCGCGTGTGGGCACACAACCCCGAAGTGCTGGAAGCCACGCTGGAGTACCTCAACACGCTGTACGATCAACTCACCCCGCGGACGAAGGAACTCGTCATTCTCACGGTTGCACGGACCCACCAGGCCCGGTACGAGTGGCACCAGCACGTCGACATCGCCCGGCCCAAGGGCGTCGAGACCGGCGAAATGCGGGCGATCGGCGGCAACGACTTCTCCGTGTTCCCCGACGACGAGTTCGTCCTCTTGCAGTACGCCCGCGCGGTCGCCGAGGGCAACGTGACGGACCAGATCCACGACGCGCTCGCGGCCGTCTACGACCCCAGCGAGATCGTCGCCATCGGCCTCATCGTCGACTTCTACGTCGGCCTGTGTAACTACGTCGCGTCGGTCGACCTGCCGTTCGAAGGCGGCGAGTTCGTCGGCTGGACGCCAAGCGACGAACGGGTCGCCGACTTCTTCGCGTAG
- a CDS encoding sulfite exporter TauE/SafE family protein: MLSAFTPELIVAITVVIVVAGAVNGLAGFGFALVGTMALATAIDPTTAVVFMIAPILGVNLSLLGDLSLTDLRTCGRRFWPLMFAALVGTLAGLVVLDRVPQGPLKVGLGVLSLGFVLSTQRHLRVPGLDRAKKDCFVESTAGMVGVGAVSGLLFGGTNVGVQLVAYLRSCNLSHGLFVGVVAMVFLVLNGIRIGAAGALGLYPSVGLAAASFVAVGPAVAGVAVGKRLRAIVGERERQFVVLGLLTVIGIRLLLGGFGIA; the protein is encoded by the coding sequence ATGCTCTCGGCGTTCACGCCGGAACTGATCGTGGCCATAACTGTCGTGATCGTCGTCGCTGGCGCAGTCAATGGCCTGGCTGGCTTCGGATTCGCTCTCGTCGGGACGATGGCCCTGGCGACGGCCATCGATCCCACCACGGCGGTCGTGTTCATGATCGCACCCATCCTGGGCGTGAACCTCTCGCTGCTCGGTGACCTCTCACTCACGGACCTCCGAACCTGCGGCCGTCGGTTCTGGCCGCTCATGTTCGCAGCGCTGGTCGGGACGCTGGCGGGTCTCGTCGTCCTGGATCGCGTCCCCCAGGGACCGCTGAAGGTCGGCCTGGGCGTGCTCTCGCTGGGGTTCGTCCTCAGTACACAGCGCCACCTGCGGGTTCCCGGGCTCGACCGTGCGAAAAAGGACTGTTTCGTCGAATCGACCGCAGGCATGGTCGGCGTGGGTGCCGTCTCGGGACTCCTCTTTGGCGGGACGAACGTCGGCGTCCAGCTGGTCGCGTATCTCCGAAGTTGTAACCTCTCGCACGGCCTGTTCGTCGGCGTCGTCGCGATGGTCTTTCTTGTACTCAACGGAATCCGGATCGGCGCGGCCGGCGCACTCGGTCTGTACCCGAGCGTCGGGCTCGCGGCAGCCTCGTTCGTTGCTGTCGGCCCGGCTGTCGCTGGCGTCGCCGTCGGGAAACGGTTGCGCGCGATCGTCGGCGAGCGTGAGCGCCAGTTCGTCGTGCTCGGTCTGTTGACCGTGATCGGCATCCGGCTGCTCCTTGGCGGGTTCGGGATCGCGTGA
- the fsa gene encoding fructose-6-phosphate aldolase, whose product MRTYIDSAEVENVREAYELGLVDGVTTNPSLVAGTDREYRDIIDELTEFVDGPISVEVIATDYEEMLEEAREYDTWGDNIAVKLPMTRDGMKALRTLTAEGVQTNITLIFSVNQALIAAKNGATMVSPFIGRLDDNGHDGVGLIEDIREVYDNYDFETDILAASLRHPYHVQEVAKAGADIATLPPSVADKMFDHPRTDSGLEAFLDDWGDRESPALK is encoded by the coding sequence ATGAGAACATACATTGATTCAGCGGAAGTCGAAAACGTACGGGAAGCATACGAACTCGGGCTGGTCGACGGGGTCACGACGAACCCGTCGCTGGTCGCCGGGACCGACCGGGAGTACCGGGACATCATCGACGAGCTGACGGAGTTCGTCGATGGCCCGATCAGCGTCGAGGTCATCGCGACCGACTACGAGGAGATGCTCGAGGAGGCCCGGGAGTACGACACCTGGGGCGACAACATCGCGGTCAAGCTGCCGATGACCCGCGACGGCATGAAGGCTCTCCGGACACTCACCGCGGAGGGTGTCCAGACCAACATCACGCTGATCTTCTCCGTCAACCAGGCACTCATCGCCGCGAAGAACGGCGCGACAATGGTCTCGCCGTTCATCGGCCGCCTCGACGACAACGGTCACGACGGCGTCGGCCTCATCGAGGACATCCGCGAGGTCTACGACAACTACGACTTCGAGACGGACATCCTCGCGGCGTCGCTCCGCCACCCCTACCACGTCCAGGAGGTCGCCAAGGCCGGCGCGGACATCGCCACGCTGCCGCCGAGCGTCGCCGACAAGATGTTCGACCACCCCCGCACCGACAGCGGGCTCGAGGCCTTCCTCGACGACTGGGGCGACCGCGAGAGTCCCGCACTGAAGTAA
- a CDS encoding aldo/keto reductase, whose translation MPVPTTTLPSGDELPVVGKGTYELEGETVQEPVEIALESGYTHVDTAEGYMNEAALGEVLAEHDREDLLLTSKVLPKHLNYESVIETAKQTLADLGTDYLDLYLIHWPNPAISVRETMDAMATLKAEGLVRNVGVSNFSRYQLSAAQHVADVPIAVNQIEFNPYFQRTELVEYCQDNDIVVEAAAPIARGEVLSDPTLQELGEKYDKTPVQVALRWAVEKDIVVLPRSTSRSHIEENVDLFDFELDDDEHARIDDLDRGEPSYDDRARSWDDEVWGMAE comes from the coding sequence ATGCCTGTCCCAACCACGACACTGCCGAGTGGCGACGAACTGCCCGTCGTCGGCAAAGGAACGTACGAACTCGAGGGTGAGACCGTCCAGGAACCGGTCGAGATCGCGCTCGAGTCGGGGTACACCCACGTCGACACCGCCGAGGGGTACATGAACGAGGCCGCGCTGGGCGAGGTCCTGGCCGAGCACGACCGCGAGGACCTTTTGTTGACCTCGAAGGTACTCCCCAAGCACCTCAACTACGAGTCGGTGATCGAGACGGCCAAACAGACCCTGGCAGACCTCGGGACGGACTATCTCGACCTCTATCTGATCCACTGGCCGAACCCGGCGATCTCCGTGCGCGAGACGATGGATGCGATGGCCACGCTCAAAGCGGAGGGGCTGGTCCGGAACGTGGGTGTCTCGAACTTCAGCCGCTACCAGCTGAGTGCTGCCCAGCACGTCGCCGACGTGCCGATCGCGGTCAATCAGATCGAGTTCAATCCCTACTTCCAGCGCACCGAACTCGTCGAGTACTGCCAGGACAACGACATCGTCGTCGAGGCGGCCGCGCCGATCGCCCGGGGCGAAGTTCTCTCGGATCCGACACTGCAGGAACTGGGCGAGAAATACGACAAGACGCCCGTTCAGGTCGCCCTCCGGTGGGCGGTCGAGAAGGATATCGTCGTGCTTCCGCGCTCGACCTCCCGAAGTCACATCGAGGAGAACGTCGATCTCTTCGACTTCGAACTCGACGACGACGAGCACGCCCGCATCGACGACCTCGATCGTGGCGAACCGTCCTACGACGACCGCGCCCGATCGTGGGACGACGAGGTCTGGGGCATGGCGGAGTAA
- a CDS encoding SDR family oxidoreductase yields the protein MSDDFDLSAPELTPEDLLVLEDPRFTEESVALVTGAASGIGQATAVALAANGLTVVGADVDEDGLAETDGLIDEFDLPGPYHPVETDLTDDDAVDAVVEAAAEQGDLRYVANIAGMQHIDPIAEFPMKKYDLLTDIMLRAPFYTAKRAMPHIRETEDGVGAIANMSSVHGHYATQAKPAYITAKHGITGLTRSIAAEGEGDLRGFSVSVGYVLTPLMVNQIRDTAAERGISEQEVVEDVMLGQARTKEMMTPAEVANLFVFGFSSHASHLNGGDLCFDGGYTTTYE from the coding sequence ATGAGTGATGATTTCGATCTGAGCGCACCTGAACTGACCCCCGAGGACCTGCTCGTCCTGGAAGACCCTCGATTCACCGAAGAGAGTGTCGCACTCGTGACGGGCGCAGCCTCCGGCATCGGCCAGGCGACCGCCGTCGCACTCGCGGCGAACGGCCTGACGGTCGTCGGGGCTGACGTCGACGAAGACGGGCTCGCCGAGACGGACGGTTTGATCGACGAATTCGATCTACCTGGCCCGTACCACCCCGTCGAAACTGACCTAACAGACGACGATGCCGTGGACGCCGTCGTCGAGGCCGCCGCCGAGCAAGGCGATCTGCGATACGTCGCCAACATTGCCGGGATGCAACACATCGATCCGATCGCCGAGTTCCCGATGAAGAAATACGATCTCCTGACGGACATCATGCTTCGCGCCCCCTTCTACACCGCGAAGCGAGCCATGCCGCACATCCGCGAGACCGAGGACGGCGTGGGAGCCATCGCGAACATGTCCTCGGTGCACGGCCACTACGCGACCCAGGCCAAGCCGGCCTACATCACGGCCAAACACGGCATTACGGGCCTGACGCGGTCGATCGCCGCCGAGGGCGAGGGTGACCTGCGCGGATTCTCTGTCTCGGTGGGATACGTCCTGACGCCGTTGATGGTCAACCAGATCCGGGACACCGCCGCGGAGCGTGGCATCAGCGAGCAGGAAGTCGTCGAGGACGTGATGCTCGGTCAGGCCCGAACCAAGGAGATGATGACGCCTGCCGAAGTCGCGAACCTCTTCGTCTTCGGCTTTTCGAGCCACGCCAGTCACCTCAACGGCGGCGACCTCTGCTTCGACGGCGGCTACACCACCACCTATGAGTGA
- a CDS encoding triose-phosphate isomerase gives MNLPYPHFQINYKVYPGTWGADGLALAEKVEQVSDETGANFVLTPQVPDIRLVARETDLPVTAPAVDPVEPGRGMGKLLPEALAEAGAVGAVINHAENRDTLADIERKIDRCQAVGLDAIVCVDSVAMGRAVAAFEPDQLLFERPGDISTDRAISRSHPDRIEAFLAMRDEVAPDTKVRVGGGISTAEAVDRAFELGVDATGAASAIATADDPANQLRKIGEVVAALS, from the coding sequence ATGAATCTCCCGTATCCACACTTCCAGATCAACTACAAAGTGTACCCGGGGACGTGGGGGGCTGACGGCCTGGCGCTGGCCGAGAAAGTCGAACAGGTGAGCGACGAGACCGGCGCAAATTTCGTCCTGACGCCACAGGTGCCTGATATTCGGCTGGTCGCCAGGGAAACCGACCTACCCGTCACCGCGCCGGCCGTCGATCCCGTCGAGCCGGGTCGCGGCATGGGAAAGCTCCTCCCCGAGGCACTCGCGGAAGCTGGCGCGGTCGGTGCGGTCATCAACCACGCCGAGAACCGCGATACCCTCGCCGACATCGAACGGAAGATCGACCGGTGCCAGGCCGTCGGGCTGGACGCGATTGTCTGCGTCGACAGCGTGGCGATGGGACGAGCCGTCGCGGCATTCGAACCGGACCAGCTGCTCTTTGAGCGCCCCGGCGACATCTCGACCGACCGGGCGATCTCTCGAAGTCATCCCGACCGCATCGAGGCGTTTCTCGCCATGCGTGACGAGGTGGCTCCGGACACGAAGGTCCGCGTCGGCGGTGGAATCTCGACCGCCGAAGCTGTCGATCGGGCCTTCGAACTCGGGGTGGACGCGACCGGTGCGGCCTCGGCGATCGCGACCGCTGATGATCCCGCGAATCAACTCCGAAAGATCGGCGAGGTCGTCGCCGCACTCAGCTGA
- a CDS encoding sulfite exporter TauE/SafE family protein, translated as MDVPVQGNRFVAFGTVASLSMVAITGQLPSIAAFPTEQFLAHWWVFPASIVFSTVALAAGVSGALFFSPFFMLGVGLTPAQAIGAGLLTEVFGMGNGLRSYVKQGVVDYDTAKWLLAGAVPATVVGALLAHAVDPTLLKLLFGAGLIALGAFLVYYDPPEDCEPGEGEGKFLEAQNTGRGTTTIEAADGETFTYETCWRAPGLTLSTVGGFITGLISAGLPEIVTTQLIVRCRLPPRVAVATSVFTLGIAAGAGALVHALSASPVWYVVAWSIPGVLVGGTIGSRVGKYVPGDLMEVGLGIVFGLVGALVLGVELLA; from the coding sequence ATGGACGTGCCAGTTCAGGGGAACCGGTTCGTCGCATTCGGCACGGTGGCCTCGCTGAGCATGGTCGCGATCACGGGCCAGCTCCCGTCAATCGCGGCGTTCCCGACCGAGCAGTTCCTCGCCCACTGGTGGGTCTTTCCGGCGTCGATCGTCTTCTCGACGGTCGCGCTGGCCGCCGGGGTTTCCGGGGCCCTGTTCTTTAGCCCCTTCTTCATGCTCGGCGTCGGGCTGACCCCCGCCCAGGCGATCGGGGCCGGCCTCCTGACGGAGGTATTCGGGATGGGCAACGGCCTCCGATCCTACGTCAAGCAGGGCGTCGTGGACTACGACACTGCGAAGTGGCTACTGGCCGGCGCGGTCCCGGCGACCGTCGTCGGCGCACTGCTCGCTCACGCCGTCGATCCGACGCTGTTGAAACTGCTGTTCGGTGCCGGACTGATCGCGCTCGGTGCCTTCCTCGTCTACTACGATCCACCGGAGGACTGCGAACCCGGGGAAGGCGAGGGAAAGTTCCTCGAAGCACAAAACACGGGCCGCGGCACGACGACGATCGAAGCGGCCGACGGCGAGACGTTCACCTACGAGACGTGCTGGCGAGCGCCCGGATTGACACTCTCGACCGTCGGTGGGTTCATTACCGGCCTCATCAGCGCTGGCCTGCCCGAAATCGTCACGACCCAGCTCATCGTCCGGTGTCGCCTCCCGCCGCGAGTCGCAGTCGCGACGAGTGTCTTCACGCTCGGGATCGCCGCTGGCGCAGGCGCGCTCGTCCACGCGCTGTCGGCCTCGCCGGTCTGGTACGTCGTCGCCTGGTCGATCCCGGGCGTACTCGTCGGCGGAACGATCGGGTCTCGGGTCGGCAAGTACGTTCCGGGCGACCTGATGGAAGTCGGTCTCGGAATCGTCTTCGGGCTCGTGGGCGCGTTGGTGCTCGGCGTCGAGCTGTTGGCGTGA
- a CDS encoding winged helix-turn-helix transcriptional regulator, whose protein sequence is MSSDAQTATSVPEQTMANPPRFFEPGEAFDTIQEITGRKWHLRIVYHLLEAGPMGFSALKRVLDGVSSKMLSESLSALEAQRIVAREIVSDQPVRVEYSLTDRGSALEPAIAALLQWDAEFDRVEDD, encoded by the coding sequence ATGAGTTCCGACGCCCAGACGGCGACGAGCGTTCCCGAACAAACGATGGCGAACCCACCACGGTTTTTCGAACCCGGGGAGGCGTTCGATACGATTCAGGAGATCACCGGACGGAAGTGGCACCTTCGGATCGTCTACCACCTTCTGGAGGCGGGCCCGATGGGTTTCAGTGCACTTAAGCGGGTTCTGGACGGGGTCTCTTCGAAGATGCTCTCAGAGAGCCTTTCCGCCCTGGAAGCACAACGGATCGTCGCCCGTGAGATCGTCAGCGACCAGCCGGTGCGCGTCGAATACTCTCTCACCGACCGCGGTTCGGCACTGGAACCAGCTATCGCGGCACTCCTCCAGTGGGACGCCGAGTTTGACCGCGTGGAGGACGATTGA
- a CDS encoding helix-turn-helix domain-containing protein — protein sequence MSHENSEEAPAFRSETATDGDITDRPYAIYRCTDCRNVVLSMQDCDGGMTCHDEPMERVTEAAMDIEPPDLREVLLDAFGLPKAGLDICLCVIGEGPLSPAEVAAQLDYDESTIRSYLNELVDLGLLQQSQLNREGGGFVSVFHSVDLDEMRRETLTGFYAWAGEAAALIEEANLTKAEYVDADHEESLDAIFWEEFDGARADDQ from the coding sequence ATGAGCCACGAGAACTCCGAGGAAGCCCCGGCGTTTCGCTCCGAGACGGCTACAGACGGTGACATCACCGATCGGCCCTACGCAATCTATCGGTGTACCGACTGTCGGAACGTTGTCCTCTCGATGCAGGATTGTGACGGTGGGATGACCTGTCACGATGAGCCGATGGAGCGCGTCACCGAGGCGGCGATGGATATCGAGCCACCGGATCTTCGGGAAGTTCTGCTCGACGCCTTCGGCCTCCCGAAAGCGGGCCTGGATATCTGTCTGTGTGTCATCGGCGAGGGACCGCTCTCGCCGGCGGAAGTCGCCGCTCAACTCGATTACGACGAGAGCACGATCCGGTCGTATCTGAACGAACTCGTCGATCTGGGACTCCTCCAGCAGTCTCAGCTCAACCGCGAAGGTGGCGGGTTCGTCTCGGTCTTTCACTCGGTGGACTTAGACGAAATGCGACGCGAAACGTTGACGGGATTTTACGCCTGGGCCGGCGAGGCGGCTGCCCTCATCGAGGAGGCCAATCTCACGAAGGCGGAGTACGTGGATGCCGATCACGAGGAATCGCTCGATGCGATCTTCTGGGAGGAGTTCGACGGCGCGCGGGCTGACGACCAGTAG
- a CDS encoding dihydrolipoyl dehydrogenase, producing the protein MAHYDVVVIGGGTGNNVAAAAADAGLDTALIEKGSLGGTCLNRGCNPSKMLIQAANAAQQVQDADRFFLDASLHDVDFSAIVSDMDETLSGLAEGMEADYRATDDLTLYDDEAVFVDERTVLVDDEHISGEKVVVAAGSRPFIPPIEGLGTVEYLTSREALYLDEQPESLVIIGGGYIAVELGYVFETLGTDVTIIESGETLLGREDPEVSEAFTEIARKRHDVHTGYRATAVEPLGEGVRVFAEGGDGGDDVIECSGEDVLVAAGRRPNSDSLDVASAGIETDNRGFIVTDERLQTSAENVWAQGDIAGNAMFKHAGDYETRVVIDNVVHDAGREMDLSALPHAVFTEPQIAGVGATEAELKTADHPYVVGRQALPDTPMGRAKKLEEGFVKVLATPDGEILGCHMLGEEVSTMIHEVLVAMRAGSGQLSDITDTIHAHPTLNKAVEYAFRDALDA; encoded by the coding sequence ATGGCTCACTACGACGTCGTCGTGATCGGTGGCGGCACCGGAAACAATGTCGCAGCGGCCGCTGCCGACGCCGGGCTGGACACGGCACTGATCGAGAAGGGATCGCTCGGCGGCACGTGTCTGAATCGCGGCTGTAATCCCTCGAAGATGCTCATCCAGGCCGCAAATGCTGCCCAACAGGTGCAGGACGCTGACCGATTCTTTCTCGACGCTTCTCTGCATGACGTGGATTTCTCTGCCATCGTCTCCGACATGGACGAGACACTGTCCGGACTTGCCGAGGGGATGGAAGCCGACTACCGGGCAACGGACGATCTGACGCTGTACGACGACGAGGCTGTCTTCGTCGACGAGCGGACGGTTCTGGTCGATGACGAGCACATCAGTGGGGAGAAAGTCGTCGTCGCCGCCGGGAGTCGGCCGTTTATTCCGCCGATCGAGGGGCTCGGAACCGTCGAATATCTCACGAGTCGCGAGGCGCTCTACCTCGACGAACAACCCGAGAGTCTGGTGATCATCGGCGGGGGGTACATCGCGGTGGAACTGGGATACGTTTTCGAGACGCTGGGGACCGACGTCACGATCATCGAGAGCGGGGAGACCTTGCTCGGCCGGGAAGATCCTGAGGTCAGCGAAGCGTTCACGGAAATCGCCCGAAAGCGCCACGACGTTCACACCGGCTATCGTGCGACAGCGGTCGAACCGCTCGGCGAGGGCGTCCGCGTCTTTGCCGAGGGTGGTGACGGTGGCGACGACGTCATCGAATGTTCCGGCGAGGACGTGCTCGTGGCCGCCGGTCGGCGGCCGAATTCTGACTCCCTCGACGTCGCGTCGGCGGGCATCGAGACCGACAACCGGGGCTTCATCGTGACCGACGAACGCCTGCAAACCAGTGCCGAGAACGTCTGGGCCCAGGGCGACATCGCGGGCAACGCGATGTTCAAGCATGCCGGCGATTACGAGACCCGCGTGGTGATCGACAACGTTGTTCACGACGCCGGCCGGGAGATGGATCTCTCTGCGCTGCCCCACGCTGTCTTCACCGAGCCACAGATCGCCGGCGTCGGCGCGACGGAAGCCGAACTCAAGACAGCTGATCACCCGTATGTCGTCGGCCGGCAGGCTCTGCCCGACACCCCCATGGGACGTGCGAAGAAACTCGAGGAAGGGTTCGTGAAGGTGCTCGCCACTCCCGACGGCGAGATCCTGGGGTGTCACATGCTCGGCGAGGAAGTCTCGACGATGATCCACGAGGTGCTCGTGGCGATGCGGGCTGGTTCGGGGCAACTTAGCGACATCACTGATACGATCCACGCCCATCCGACGCTGAACAAGGCCGTCGAGTACGCCTTCCGGGACGCCCTGGACGCCTGA